From Kineosporia succinea, the proteins below share one genomic window:
- a CDS encoding GMC family oxidoreductase, producing MIFPQGASIRTTPAAVSETVYDVVIVGGGICGAVTADHLSRQGRSVLVLEAGPANDLDIKDYEAYLTEFYSAASKDNQSPYPAYPTSPMPRSSDAEHRADDSGYLVQRGPHTTDTTYTRVLGGTTMHWEAKILRMLPEDFQLAERYQQGPRWPVDYADLEPLYREMEREIGVSADVGDQAYGGITFPRDYVFPMKGLPPSYLDRVVARDVDGTRVQLGGEEFELKVRPFPQGRNGIPNPAYDHGRGFVPVGAVSTHQVEEGERCQGNNNCVPLCPVQAKYHAGKTLSRALQRGVDMLTQAVAHQVHTAENGRVESIEYRRYRHPGSTEFETGFARGRTYVLATNAIENARLMLASGLQNRSDLVGRNLMDHAYLLTWGLLPEVAGTGRGTNCTSGIVDLRGGAFRREQASFSTDIHNDGWGWATGSPITDLIQIVDDGTRGFDLRRALVDRISRQLLMAHMIEVLPERHNTVTVDPAFRDGLGNLRPVITFEVPDYSMKGAAFARSLSKRLFARLGVEDFTEYPSDQYGFVEFEGQGYRILGGNHLAGTHIMGTSPGTSVVDDVQRSWEHDNLYLVGGGSMPTIGTANITLTAAALTLRTARHLERELAKQDQPYELASV from the coding sequence GTGATCTTTCCCCAGGGCGCCAGCATCCGCACCACGCCGGCCGCCGTCAGCGAGACCGTCTACGACGTCGTGATCGTCGGCGGTGGCATCTGCGGCGCCGTGACGGCCGACCACCTGAGCCGGCAGGGCCGGTCCGTGCTCGTGCTCGAGGCCGGGCCGGCCAACGACCTCGACATCAAGGACTACGAGGCGTATCTCACCGAGTTCTACTCGGCCGCGAGCAAGGACAACCAGTCGCCGTACCCGGCCTACCCGACCTCGCCGATGCCCCGCAGCTCCGACGCCGAGCACCGGGCCGACGACAGCGGCTACCTGGTGCAGCGCGGCCCCCACACCACCGACACCACCTACACCCGGGTGCTGGGCGGCACCACGATGCACTGGGAGGCCAAGATCCTCCGGATGCTGCCGGAGGACTTCCAGCTGGCCGAGCGCTACCAGCAGGGCCCGCGGTGGCCGGTGGACTACGCCGACCTGGAACCGCTCTACCGCGAGATGGAACGCGAGATCGGGGTCAGCGCGGACGTGGGCGACCAGGCCTACGGCGGCATCACCTTCCCCCGCGACTACGTGTTCCCGATGAAGGGCCTGCCGCCGTCGTACCTCGACCGGGTGGTGGCCCGGGACGTCGACGGCACCAGGGTGCAGCTCGGCGGCGAGGAGTTCGAGCTGAAGGTGCGCCCGTTCCCGCAGGGCCGCAACGGCATCCCGAACCCGGCCTACGACCACGGACGCGGTTTCGTGCCCGTCGGTGCTGTCAGCACCCACCAGGTCGAGGAGGGAGAACGCTGCCAGGGCAACAACAACTGCGTGCCGCTGTGCCCGGTGCAGGCCAAGTACCACGCCGGCAAGACCCTCTCGCGGGCCCTGCAGCGCGGTGTCGACATGCTCACCCAGGCCGTGGCCCACCAGGTGCACACGGCTGAGAACGGGCGGGTCGAGAGCATCGAGTACCGCCGCTACCGGCATCCCGGATCCACCGAGTTCGAGACCGGTTTCGCCCGGGGCCGCACCTACGTGCTGGCCACCAACGCGATCGAGAACGCCCGGCTGATGCTGGCCTCCGGCCTGCAGAACCGCAGCGACCTGGTGGGCCGCAACCTGATGGACCACGCCTACCTGCTCACCTGGGGCCTGCTGCCCGAGGTGGCCGGCACCGGCCGCGGCACGAACTGCACCTCCGGCATCGTCGACCTGCGGGGCGGCGCGTTCCGGCGGGAACAGGCCAGTTTCAGCACCGACATCCACAACGACGGCTGGGGCTGGGCCACCGGCTCACCGATCACCGACCTGATCCAGATCGTCGACGACGGCACCCGCGGGTTCGACCTGCGGCGTGCCCTGGTCGACCGGATCAGCCGGCAGCTGCTGATGGCGCACATGATCGAGGTACTGCCCGAGCGCCACAACACCGTCACCGTCGACCCGGCCTTCCGCGACGGGCTGGGCAACCTGCGCCCGGTGATCACCTTCGAGGTCCCGGACTACTCGATGAAGGGCGCGGCCTTCGCCCGCTCCCTCTCGAAGCGGCTGTTCGCCCGGCTCGGCGTCGAGGACTTCACCGAGTACCCGTCGGACCAGTACGGTTTCGTCGAGTTCGAGGGGCAGGGCTACCGCATCCTGGGCGGCAACCACCTGGCCGGCACGCACATCATGGGCACCAGCCCGGGCACGTCGGTGGTCGACGACGTGCAGCGCAGCTGGGAGCACGACAACCTCTACCTGGTCGGCGGGGGCAGCATGCCGACCATCGGCACGGCCAACATCACCCTGACCGCGGCGGCGCTGACCCTGCGCACGGCCCGGCACCTGGAGCGGGAGCTGGCGAAGCAGGACCAGCCCTACGAGCTCGCATCCGTCTGA
- a CDS encoding ferritin-like domain-containing protein, with amino-acid sequence MTQLDTRLPAQIRTLSDLHAYLDAALRLEHATIPPYLTALYSLHPGANSDAQHVIRVVVVEEMLHLTLVANVMNAVGLTVDLTPDDFVPNYPAHLPSGEVDFLVDVQPFSFRAVTTFLNIERPAKAPSEEARLLPCPDLGAGTVLAASPLDPSVRYYSIGEFYEEIDRGLRYLDAQFRLEGRELFVGNASHQVTPEYFYSGGGEALAVVDLNTALRALTVIAEQGEGMGGGIYDGEGELSHYYRFEQIQLARYYQKGDIPGRPSGPRLDVDFDAVYPVAVNAELADYPPGSPVLEAAQRFNQTYHDFLVFLTEAYNGRPDLLLEAVPWMFRLRDDINQLIRNPHPTREGVNASPVYERVPIDRGETS; translated from the coding sequence ATGACCCAGCTGGACACCCGGCTCCCCGCGCAGATCCGCACCCTGTCGGACCTGCACGCCTACCTGGACGCCGCGCTGCGCCTGGAGCACGCCACCATCCCGCCGTACCTGACCGCCCTGTACTCCCTGCATCCGGGCGCCAACTCGGACGCACAGCACGTGATCCGGGTGGTCGTGGTCGAGGAGATGCTGCACCTGACCCTGGTCGCGAACGTGATGAACGCCGTCGGGCTGACGGTCGACCTGACGCCCGACGACTTCGTGCCCAACTACCCGGCCCACCTGCCCAGCGGCGAGGTCGACTTCCTCGTCGACGTGCAGCCGTTCTCGTTCCGGGCCGTCACCACGTTCCTCAACATCGAGCGCCCGGCCAAGGCCCCGAGCGAGGAGGCCCGGCTGCTGCCCTGTCCCGACCTGGGGGCCGGTACCGTGCTGGCGGCCAGTCCGCTCGACCCGAGCGTGCGCTACTACAGCATCGGCGAGTTCTACGAGGAGATCGACCGCGGACTGCGCTACCTCGACGCGCAGTTCCGGCTCGAGGGCCGGGAACTGTTCGTGGGCAACGCCTCCCACCAGGTCACGCCGGAGTACTTCTACTCCGGCGGCGGCGAGGCCCTGGCCGTGGTCGACCTGAACACCGCGCTCCGGGCGCTCACCGTGATCGCCGAGCAGGGCGAGGGCATGGGCGGCGGCATCTACGACGGTGAGGGCGAGCTCTCGCACTACTACCGGTTCGAGCAGATCCAGCTGGCCCGCTACTACCAGAAGGGCGACATCCCCGGGCGTCCGAGCGGCCCCCGGCTCGACGTCGACTTCGACGCGGTGTACCCGGTCGCGGTGAACGCCGAGCTGGCCGACTATCCGCCCGGTTCGCCGGTTCTCGAGGCCGCCCAGCGGTTCAACCAGACCTACCACGACTTCCTGGTCTTCCTCACCGAGGCCTACAACGGCCGCCCGGACCTTCTGCTCGAGGCCGTGCCCTGGATGTTCCGGCTGCGCGACGACATCAACCAGCTGATCCGCAACCCGCACCCCACCCGGGAGGGCGTCAACGCGTCCCCCGTCTACGAGCGTGTCCCCATCGATCGAGGTGAGACATCATGA
- the iolE gene encoding myo-inosose-2 dehydratase — MVISTLTPDRVKLGVTPTLWWNDDFPSIDIGIPFGEAVSEMALAGFQGCSIGHKYPTDPAELKSALDLRGLTVSEPWVSTYFTLDGMEQQTVDAFQDRLAFLAAVGGHDIVVAEFGDTSHILPVALFANRARFDDDQWDRLCRGLNRLGKIANEAGMRLCYHHHMGTGVMDRADVDRLMAGTDPDLVHLLLDTGHLRFAGYDPLDAVRAHAGRIKHVHLKDVRAPIVQRVRDEGLSFQQGIEDGVFTVPGDGSIDFVPILQALGDSGYEGWLVVEAEQDPAKANPLEYALKARGYLRDVLGW, encoded by the coding sequence ATGGTGATCAGCACGCTCACCCCGGACCGGGTGAAACTCGGCGTCACGCCGACTCTCTGGTGGAACGACGACTTCCCGAGCATCGACATCGGCATCCCGTTCGGCGAGGCCGTGAGCGAGATGGCCCTGGCCGGATTCCAGGGCTGCAGCATCGGGCACAAGTACCCGACCGACCCGGCCGAGCTCAAGAGCGCCCTCGACCTGCGCGGCCTGACCGTGTCCGAGCCGTGGGTGAGCACCTACTTCACGCTCGACGGCATGGAACAGCAGACGGTGGACGCCTTCCAGGACCGCCTCGCGTTCCTGGCGGCGGTCGGTGGTCACGACATCGTGGTCGCCGAGTTCGGCGACACCTCGCACATCCTGCCCGTCGCCCTGTTCGCCAACCGCGCCCGGTTCGACGACGACCAGTGGGACCGCCTGTGCCGGGGACTGAACCGGCTCGGGAAGATCGCGAACGAGGCCGGGATGCGCCTGTGCTACCACCACCACATGGGCACCGGGGTGATGGACCGCGCCGACGTCGACCGGCTGATGGCCGGCACCGACCCGGACCTGGTGCACCTGCTGCTGGACACCGGGCATCTGCGGTTCGCCGGTTACGACCCGCTCGACGCGGTCAGGGCCCACGCCGGGCGGATCAAGCACGTTCACCTGAAAGACGTTCGCGCACCGATTGTTCAGCGGGTCCGGGACGAGGGACTGTCGTTCCAGCAGGGCATCGAGGACGGGGTGTTCACCGTTCCCGGCGACGGCTCGATCGACTTCGTGCCGATCCTGCAGGCCCTGGGCGACAGCGGGTACGAGGGCTGGCTGGTGGTGGAGGCCGAGCAGGACCCGGCCAAGGCCAACCCGCTGGAGTACGCCCTGAAGGCCCGCGGTTACCTGCGCGACGTGCTGGGCTGGTGA
- a CDS encoding sugar phosphate isomerase/epimerase family protein, which yields MFTTDLRPGDPEYTKVVVNHMREMRQLGYTGFDLPIRPLDTSDHRGEVERYAELRRALDRAGLDDLGFTTNVATTRTFDPTSPYAEQRAGALNYLKSRVDITAVLGGHILGGPIVFPYNQFPTTDSGEPVWSDALQDWLPPRSANAQPVLDELGDYAATRGVKLAIEGVDHWEQPAPNMVEDVLHFLEGVSSRQVGVCLDIAHVVLGSSGPEVFRQAVSRAAATGRLHYVQVSPPDRGAVRDSWIPWDLFLTTVMPHYDGPLLIEIFNAIPDFQPSLRLTRRKFWVPGEDEPDTSHPNAYTVAAEAIEELEKQLARVPGKDHDDHH from the coding sequence ATGTTCACCACCGACCTGCGGCCGGGCGACCCGGAGTACACCAAGGTCGTGGTGAACCACATGAGAGAGATGCGGCAGCTCGGGTACACGGGTTTCGACCTGCCGATCCGTCCTCTGGACACCTCCGACCACCGGGGTGAGGTCGAGCGTTACGCCGAGCTGAGGCGGGCGCTGGACCGGGCCGGGCTCGACGACCTGGGCTTCACCACCAACGTGGCCACCACCCGCACGTTCGACCCTACCTCGCCGTACGCCGAGCAGCGGGCCGGGGCGCTGAACTACCTGAAGTCGCGGGTGGACATCACCGCCGTGCTCGGCGGTCACATCCTCGGCGGCCCGATCGTGTTCCCGTACAACCAGTTCCCCACCACCGATTCCGGCGAGCCGGTCTGGAGCGACGCCCTGCAGGACTGGCTGCCGCCGCGCTCCGCGAACGCGCAGCCGGTGCTCGACGAGCTCGGCGACTACGCGGCGACCCGCGGCGTGAAGCTGGCGATCGAGGGCGTGGACCACTGGGAGCAGCCCGCCCCGAACATGGTCGAGGACGTGCTGCACTTCCTCGAGGGCGTGAGCAGCCGGCAGGTCGGCGTCTGTCTCGACATCGCCCACGTGGTGCTGGGCAGCAGCGGCCCGGAGGTGTTCCGCCAGGCCGTGTCCCGCGCCGCCGCCACCGGCAGGCTCCACTACGTCCAGGTCTCACCGCCCGACCGGGGCGCGGTGCGCGACAGCTGGATCCCCTGGGACCTGTTCCTGACCACCGTCATGCCCCACTACGACGGGCCGCTCCTGATCGAGATCTTCAACGCCATCCCCGACTTCCAGCCGTCGCTGCGCCTGACCCGCCGCAAGTTCTGGGTGCCGGGCGAGGACGAGCCGGACACCTCGCACCCGAATGCCTACACGGTGGCGGCCGAGGCGATCGAGGAGCTCGAGAAGCAACTCGCCCGCGTGCCCGGGAAGGACCACGATGACCACCATTGA
- a CDS encoding heme-binding protein: protein MTTIDTPADPLSHPPHPSLGDPTAALLQPAQIGPLQGVPRQSGYRAVPRQRTVSEELGPLQDLPGIWEGPGFSLIARPDFDADNPDGFFLQLNLLRETIEFTSIGSPVFNRGSLQSDIAMFGVTYLHRVTDAITGEALHIEPGLWLNIPPTTQPQSGPSVARLATVPHGNSACAVGFAEEEDLQDRLPTIPPVNTVPFPVGASTPPPGTISPFPAYDLAQESPFRTSPLPPNITQAVIDDPNTLLRAALRGLDIQHVTRLITNTPAVGGVANIPFITANADNPTLNSVFGIQYVTGPSGREYMQLQYAQTALLNFRGLSWPHVTVGTLVKAF, encoded by the coding sequence ATGACCACCATTGACACGCCCGCCGACCCGCTCAGTCACCCGCCGCACCCCTCGCTCGGCGATCCGACGGCGGCCCTGCTGCAGCCGGCCCAGATCGGCCCGCTGCAGGGAGTTCCCCGGCAGAGCGGCTACCGGGCCGTGCCCCGTCAGCGCACGGTGTCCGAGGAGCTCGGCCCGCTGCAGGATCTTCCGGGGATCTGGGAGGGTCCCGGGTTCAGCCTGATCGCGCGGCCGGACTTCGACGCCGACAACCCGGACGGGTTCTTCCTGCAGCTCAACCTGCTGCGCGAGACCATCGAGTTCACGTCGATCGGCTCGCCCGTGTTCAACCGGGGCAGCCTGCAGAGCGACATCGCCATGTTCGGTGTGACCTACCTGCACCGGGTCACCGACGCGATCACCGGTGAGGCGCTGCACATCGAGCCCGGCCTGTGGCTGAACATCCCACCGACCACCCAGCCGCAGTCCGGGCCGAGCGTGGCCCGCCTGGCCACCGTCCCGCACGGGAACTCGGCCTGTGCGGTGGGTTTCGCCGAGGAGGAGGACCTGCAGGACCGGCTGCCCACCATCCCGCCGGTCAACACGGTGCCCTTCCCGGTCGGCGCTTCGACGCCCCCGCCCGGCACGATCAGCCCCTTCCCGGCCTACGACCTGGCCCAGGAGTCGCCGTTCCGCACGTCGCCGCTGCCGCCGAACATCACCCAGGCGGTGATCGACGACCCGAACACGCTGCTGCGGGCCGCGTTACGGGGTCTGGACATCCAGCACGTGACCCGGCTGATCACGAACACCCCGGCCGTCGGGGGCGTCGCGAACATCCCGTTCATCACCGCGAACGCCGACAACCCGACGCTGAACTCGGTGTTCGGCATCCAGTACGTGACCGGGCCGAGCGGACGCGAGTACATGCAGCTGCAGTACGCCCAGACCGCACTGCTGAACTTCCGCGGGCTGAGCTGGCCTCACGTCACGGTGGGGACACTGGTCAAGGCGTTCTGA
- a CDS encoding phosphoribosylanthranilate isomerase, producing MFVKICGLRDIEAARVAVEAGADAIGFVYHPASPRHVGPEQIRSMVGALGDVPVETVLVVRGREIGEVLDVARAGGVRTIQFHGGEPDSDLLAAAEAGFGVIRARSLAEHLAEHDAEPATGARLMLDAPEPGAGRLMHVPDRAQLPGTPWILAGGLNPGNVRAQIENLHPHGVDVSSGVESARGVKDHEKIRQFVAAVRTP from the coding sequence GTGTTCGTGAAGATCTGTGGTCTGAGAGACATCGAGGCGGCACGCGTGGCCGTCGAGGCGGGCGCCGACGCGATCGGCTTCGTGTACCACCCCGCCAGCCCGCGTCACGTCGGGCCCGAGCAGATCAGGTCGATGGTCGGCGCGCTGGGTGACGTTCCCGTCGAGACGGTCCTGGTGGTGCGGGGCCGGGAGATCGGTGAGGTGCTCGACGTGGCCCGCGCCGGGGGTGTGCGCACCATTCAGTTCCACGGCGGTGAGCCGGACAGCGATCTTCTCGCCGCCGCGGAAGCGGGGTTCGGGGTCATCCGGGCTCGGTCACTCGCCGAGCACCTCGCCGAACACGACGCCGAGCCCGCGACCGGCGCGCGCCTCATGCTCGATGCCCCGGAGCCCGGCGCCGGCCGGCTGATGCACGTGCCCGACCGTGCCCAGCTGCCCGGCACGCCCTGGATCCTGGCCGGCGGCCTGAACCCGGGCAACGTGCGGGCGCAGATCGAGAACCTGCACCCGCACGGCGTCGACGTGTCCAGCGGCGTCGAGTCAGCCCGGGGCGTGAAGGACCACGAGAAGATCCGCCAGTTCGTCGCGGCGGTCAGAACGCCTTGA
- a CDS encoding LLM class flavin-dependent oxidoreductase, producing MPAITTLAFLTPGNFEDDDPHAGLEDTLQLFEYGEALGYDGAWIRQRHLEHGVGSAAVFLAAAGQRTRRVELGTAVIPVGYESPFRLAEDLSLSDVLSRGRLQVGFSAGTPPHADLIGDLVFDGDWRQFDLSYGRLERLLANLRGDYLGDEDTVIHSPGNVQRPRLQPHSPGLVNRVWYGGGSLRSVRWAGQQGLNLLTGNIVSADAGDTFLEAQLNLLDEYRTLAPAGRIALGRVIVPLDSASEATRSRYREYGASRAGRTKAPVQFGGRRMHIAPDLVGTSSEILEKLHADPVLARVSELRLELPYEFVREDYEQILRDTVELIAPELGWKAG from the coding sequence ATGCCGGCCATCACCACCCTGGCGTTCCTGACGCCGGGCAACTTCGAGGACGACGACCCCCACGCCGGTCTCGAGGACACGCTCCAGCTGTTCGAGTACGGCGAGGCCCTCGGCTACGACGGGGCCTGGATCCGGCAGCGGCACCTCGAGCACGGTGTCGGCTCGGCCGCGGTCTTCCTCGCCGCCGCCGGGCAGCGCACCCGCCGCGTCGAGCTCGGCACCGCCGTCATCCCGGTCGGCTACGAGAGCCCGTTCCGGCTGGCCGAAGACCTGTCCCTGTCCGACGTGCTCTCCCGCGGGCGGCTGCAGGTCGGCTTCAGCGCGGGCACGCCGCCGCACGCCGACCTCATCGGCGACCTCGTCTTCGACGGCGACTGGCGGCAGTTCGACCTGTCCTACGGGCGCCTCGAACGCCTCCTCGCGAACCTGCGCGGCGACTACCTCGGCGACGAGGACACCGTCATCCACTCACCCGGCAACGTGCAGCGCCCCCGCCTGCAGCCCCACAGCCCCGGCCTGGTGAACCGCGTCTGGTACGGCGGCGGCAGCCTCCGATCGGTGCGCTGGGCCGGGCAGCAGGGCCTGAACCTGCTCACCGGCAACATCGTCTCGGCCGACGCGGGGGACACCTTCCTCGAGGCCCAGCTCAACCTCCTCGACGAGTACCGCACCCTCGCCCCGGCCGGCCGCATCGCCCTGGGCCGCGTGATCGTGCCCCTCGACAGCGCCTCGGAGGCCACGCGCTCGCGGTACCGGGAGTACGGGGCGAGCCGCGCCGGGCGCACGAAGGCCCCGGTCCAGTTCGGCGGGCGGCGCATGCACATCGCGCCCGACCTGGTCGGCACCAGCTCCGAGATCCTCGAGAAGCTGCACGCCGACCCGGTGCTCGCGCGGGTGTCGGAGCTGCGTCTGGAGCTGCCCTACGAGTTCGTGCGCGAGGACTACGAGCAGATCCTGCGCGACACCGTCGAGCTGATCGCGCCCGAGCTGGGCTGGAAGGCCGGCTGA
- a CDS encoding sensor domain-containing diguanylate cyclase produces the protein MTHTPGPGVRPRARRPGRAGRYLRTWLEPSLDEDAQRARKGRLAAALYLAACLYAGFITWQNPQAWVSQTVLVVVVFVLAVTLMVVPWRRFPDHVLIWPVLPSAFFTTVGEGAFGVLGHYQPLYVLALGYAGLVLRPGRTTMLAGLNLALLGGVSALGLQRDHHVEIIGTIVCSALIGELIAAARSVQRRQRSDLQQLHAGIGPLLGAQTEHDTAQLVSELAVRLLRADGALTMVTDQEERPADLGEVSLPPEVLTARGGAGGGEDFTGVQVWLNGEQSGTGIVARTRRHLFVADAATSHLVSRQHIERFGAQSCLYVPILVNERLLGVIVVWWTTRVDDLDHFTDQILELLSLQAGPVLERVRVVEHLDRAATTDGLTGVLNRRAFDQGLAGLPDDAVLLLFDLDRFKALNDSQGHPAGDRVLRAFAAALAASVRDSDLVCRIGGDEFAVIATGDGRAARSVLERLEALWTSPEGVGFSAGYALRRPGEPAEQLSARADEALYEEKNRRRSRAL, from the coding sequence GTGACGCACACCCCCGGGCCCGGCGTCCGTCCCCGTGCCCGCCGTCCCGGGAGGGCCGGCCGCTATCTGCGGACGTGGCTCGAGCCGAGCCTGGACGAGGACGCCCAGCGGGCCCGCAAGGGCCGGCTGGCGGCTGCCCTGTACCTGGCCGCCTGCCTGTACGCGGGGTTCATCACCTGGCAGAACCCGCAGGCCTGGGTCTCGCAGACGGTGCTCGTGGTCGTGGTCTTCGTGCTCGCCGTGACGCTGATGGTGGTGCCCTGGCGGCGTTTTCCCGATCATGTGCTGATCTGGCCGGTGCTGCCGAGCGCCTTCTTCACCACCGTCGGCGAGGGCGCGTTCGGGGTGCTCGGGCACTACCAGCCGCTCTACGTGCTGGCGCTGGGCTACGCCGGGCTGGTGCTGAGACCGGGCCGCACGACGATGCTGGCGGGGCTGAACCTGGCGTTGCTGGGCGGGGTCAGCGCGCTCGGCCTGCAGCGCGACCACCACGTCGAGATCATCGGCACCATCGTGTGCTCGGCGCTGATCGGTGAGCTGATCGCCGCGGCCCGCTCGGTGCAGCGCCGTCAGCGCAGCGACCTGCAGCAGCTGCACGCCGGCATCGGGCCGCTCCTGGGCGCCCAGACCGAGCACGACACCGCCCAGCTGGTCAGCGAGCTGGCCGTGCGCCTGCTGCGCGCGGACGGGGCCCTGACGATGGTGACCGACCAGGAGGAACGGCCCGCCGATCTCGGTGAGGTGTCCCTGCCGCCCGAGGTGCTCACCGCACGCGGCGGGGCCGGGGGCGGCGAGGACTTCACCGGGGTGCAGGTGTGGCTGAACGGTGAGCAGTCCGGCACCGGCATCGTCGCGCGCACCCGGCGTCACCTGTTCGTCGCCGACGCCGCGACCAGCCACCTGGTCTCGCGCCAGCACATCGAGCGGTTCGGGGCCCAGTCGTGCCTGTACGTGCCGATTCTCGTGAACGAGCGCCTGCTCGGCGTGATCGTGGTCTGGTGGACCACCCGCGTCGACGACCTCGACCACTTCACCGACCAGATCCTCGAGCTGCTCTCGCTGCAGGCCGGCCCGGTGCTGGAACGGGTGCGGGTGGTCGAGCACCTCGACCGGGCCGCGACCACCGACGGGCTCACCGGCGTCCTCAATCGGCGCGCCTTCGACCAGGGCCTGGCCGGCCTGCCCGACGACGCCGTGCTGCTGCTGTTCGACCTCGACCGGTTCAAGGCCCTCAACGACAGCCAGGGGCACCCGGCCGGCGACCGGGTGCTGCGGGCGTTCGCGGCGGCGCTGGCCGCGTCGGTGCGCGACAGCGACCTGGTCTGCCGGATCGGGGGCGACGAGTTCGCGGTGATCGCGACCGGGGACGGCCGGGCGGCCCGGTCGGTGCTGGAACGGCTCGAGGCGCTGTGGACCTCACCGGAGGGGGTCGGGTTCAGCGCCGGGTACGCGCTGCGGCGGCCGGGCGAGCCGGCGGAACAGCTGAGCGCCCGCGCGGACGAGGCTCTCTACGAGGAGAAGAACCGGCGTCGGTCACGGGCGCTCTGA
- a CDS encoding glycine betaine ABC transporter substrate-binding protein: MTITRRALLGGLMAAGTAGLAACSGNATQFSGGSGGSGSSDDGDTGSISMAVVAGWDDAVASSHLWKVLLEQRGYRVNLQELDIASAFTGVAQGQIDLYMDAWLPGVHAEYWDRYQDDLEIVTQWAKGTLMLVVPEYVDVDSIPDLKGRESDFGGRIVGVEAGAGHMRLMREETIPTYGLDDYTLVEGSTPAMLAELNTAIARRKNIVVTLWSPHWAFGRWDLKPLDDPELTFGEPDNHTTIATKGFATARPEVAGWLKNFSMEDDVLSGLMADIQDAGTGKESQVAEQWAARNEKITAPWFGA; encoded by the coding sequence GTGACGATCACCCGACGCGCCCTCCTGGGCGGCCTGATGGCCGCCGGCACCGCCGGTCTGGCCGCCTGCAGCGGCAACGCCACGCAGTTCAGCGGGGGATCGGGCGGCTCCGGCAGCTCGGACGACGGCGACACCGGCTCGATCAGCATGGCCGTGGTGGCCGGCTGGGACGACGCCGTCGCCTCCAGCCACCTCTGGAAGGTCCTGCTCGAGCAGCGCGGCTACCGCGTGAACCTGCAGGAGCTCGACATCGCCAGCGCCTTCACCGGGGTCGCGCAGGGCCAGATCGACCTCTACATGGACGCCTGGCTGCCCGGTGTGCACGCCGAGTACTGGGACCGCTACCAGGACGACCTCGAGATCGTCACGCAGTGGGCCAAGGGCACGCTCATGCTCGTGGTGCCCGAGTACGTGGACGTCGACTCGATCCCCGACCTCAAGGGCCGCGAGAGCGACTTCGGGGGCCGCATCGTCGGCGTCGAGGCCGGGGCCGGGCACATGCGGCTCATGCGGGAGGAGACCATCCCGACCTACGGGCTGGACGACTACACCCTCGTCGAGGGCAGCACCCCGGCGATGCTGGCCGAGCTGAACACCGCGATCGCCCGCCGGAAGAACATCGTGGTGACGCTGTGGTCGCCGCACTGGGCGTTCGGCCGGTGGGACCTCAAGCCGCTCGACGACCCGGAGCTCACCTTCGGCGAGCCGGACAACCACACCACCATCGCCACGAAGGGTTTCGCCACGGCGCGGCCCGAGGTCGCCGGCTGGCTGAAGAACTTCTCCATGGAGGACGACGTGCTGTCCGGTCTGATGGCCGACATCCAGGACGCCGGGACCGGCAAGGAGAGCCAGGTCGCCGAGCAGTGGGCGGCCCGGAACGAGAAGATCACCGCTCCCTGGTTCGGGGCCTAG